Sequence from the Procambarus clarkii isolate CNS0578487 chromosome 2, FALCON_Pclarkii_2.0, whole genome shotgun sequence genome:
gacgtggggagcagagacgtgggtagCGGAGACGTGGGAAGCAGAGACGTGGGTAGCAGAGACGTGGGTAGCAGAGACGTGGgtagcagagacgtggggagcagagacgtggggagcagagacgtggggagcagagacgtgggagGCAGAGACGTGttgagcagagacgtggggagcagagacgtggggagcagagacgtggggagcagagacgtggggaggcagagacgtggggagcagagacgtggggagcagagacgtggggagcaaagACGTGAGGAGGCAGAGACGTGGGGAGGCAGTGACGTGGGTAGCAGAGACGTGGTGAGCTGAGACGTGGGTAGCGGAGACGTGGGAGCAGAGACGTGTTGAGGCAGAGACGTGGGAAGCAGAGACgtgggagcagagacgtggggagcagagacgtgggaagcagagacgtggggagcggAGACGTtaggagcagagacgtggggaggaAGAGACGTGGGGAGcggagacgtggggagcagagacgtggggagcagagacgtggggggCAGAGACGTGGGTAGCGGAGACGTGGGAAGCAGAGACGTGGGTAGCAGAGACGTGGgtagcagagacgtggggagcagagacgtggggagcagagacgtggggagcagagacgtgggtagcggagacgtggggagcagagacgtggggagcagagacgtggggagcagagacgtggggagcagagacgtgggtagCGGAGACGTGGGAAGCAGAGACGTGGGTAGCAGAGACGTGGgtagcagagacgtggggagcagagacgtggggagctgagacgtggggagcagagacgtgggtagCGGAGACGTGGGAAGCAGatacgtggggagcagagacgtggggagcagagacgtggggagcagagacgtggggagcagagacgtggggagcagagacgtggggaggcagagacgtggggagcagcagagacgtggggagcagagacgtggggagcagagacgtggggagcagagacgtgggtagTGGAGACGTGGGAAGCAGACGTGGGTAGCAGAGACGTGGgtagcagagacgtggggagcagagacgtggggagcagagacgtggggagcagagacgtgggtagCGGAGACGTGGGAAGCAGAGACGTGGGTAGCAGAGACGTGGgtagcagagacgtggggagcagagacgtggggagcagagacgtggggagcagagacgtgggtagCGGAGACGTGGgaagcagagacgtggggagcggagacgtggggagcagagacgtggggaggcagagacgtggggagcggagacgtggggagcagagacgtggggagcagagacgtgggagacagagacgtggggagcagaaacgtggggagcagagacgtggggagcagagacctGGGGAGTAGAGACGTGGGTAGAGGAGACGTGGGGAGcggagacgtggggagcagagacgtggggagcagagacgtgggtagCGGAGACGTGGGAAGCAGAGACGTGGGTAGCGGAGACGTGGGAAGCAGAGACGTGGGTAGCAGAGACGTGGGTAGCAGAGACGTGGgtagcagagacgtggggagcagagacgtggggagcagagacgtggggagcagagacgtgagGAGGCAGAGACTTGGGAGGCAGAGACGTGGGTAGcggagacgtggggagcagagacgtgggtagCGGAGACGTGGGAAGCAGAGACGTGGGTAGCAGAGACGTGGGTAGCAGAGACGTGGgtagcagagacgtggggagcagagacgtggggagcagagacgtggggagcagagacgtggggggCAGAGACGTGttgagcagagacgtggggagcagagacgtggggagcagagacgtggggagcagagacgtggggaggcagagacgtggggagcagagacgtggggagcagagacgtggggagcaaagACGTGAGGAGGCAGAGACGTGGGGAGGCAGTGACGTGGGTAGCAGAGACGTGGTGAGCTGAGACGTGGGTAGCGGAGACGTGGGAGCAGAGACGTGTTGAGGCAGAGACGTGGGAAGCAGAGACgtgggagcagagacgtggggagcagagacgtgggaagcagagacgtggggagcagagaggtagggagcagagacgtgggtagCAGAGACCTGGGAGGCAGAGACGTGGGTAGCGGAGACGTGGGTAGCAGAGACGTGGCTAGCAGAGACGTGGGTAGGAGAGACGTGGGTAGCAGAGACGTGGGTAGCGGAGACGTGGGGAGcggagacgtggggagcagatacgtggggagcagagacgtggggagcagagacgtggggagcagagacgtggggagcagagacgtggggagcagagacgtggggagcagagacctGGGTAGTAGAGACGTGGGTAGAGGAGACGTGGGGAGcggagacgtggggagcagagacgtggagAGCAGacacgtggggagcagagacgtggggagcagagacgtggggagcagagacgtggggcgCAGAGACGTGGGTAGCGGAGACGTGGGGAGcggagacgtggggagcagagacgtgggtagCAGAGACGTGGGGGGCAGAGACGTGGGAGGCAGAGACGTGGgtagcagagacgtggggagcagagacatgggtagcagagacgtggggagcagagacgtggggaggcAGAGACTTGGGAGGCAGAGACGTGGGTAGCAGAGACGTGGgtagcagagacgtggggagcagagacgtggggagcagagacgtggggagcagagacgtgggagGCAGAGACGTGttgagcagagacgtggggagcagagacttggggagcagagacgtggggagcagagacgtggggaggcagagacgtggggagcagagacgtggggagcagagacgtggggagcagagacgtggggaggcAGAGACGTGGGGAGGCAGTGACGTGGGTAGCAGAGACGTGGTGAGCTGAGACGTGGGTAGCGGAGACgtgggagcagagacgtggggaggcAGAGACGTGGGAAGCAGAGACgtgggagcagagacgtggggagcagagacgtgggaagcagagacgtggggagcagagaggtagggagcagagacgtgggtagCAGAGACCTGGGAGGCAGAGACGTGGGTAGCGGAGACGTGGGTAGCAGAGACGTGGCTAGCAGAGACGTGGGTAGGAGAGACGTGGGTAGCAGAGACGTGGGTAGCGGAGACGTGGGAGGCAGAGACGTGGGTAGCAGAGACGTGGGTAGCAGAGACGTGGAGAGGCCGAGACGTGGGTAGCAGAGACGTGGGTAGCGGAGACGTGGGTAGcggagacgtggggagcagagacgtggctagcagagacgtggggaggcAAAGACGTGGGGAGGCAAAGACGTGGGTAGCAGAGACGTGGGGATTAGAGACGTGGgaagcagagacgtggggagcagagacgtggctagcagagacgtggggaggcAGAGACGTGGGTAGCAGAGACGTGGGGAACAGAGACGTGGGAAGCAGAGACGTGgagagcagagacgtggggagtaGGGACGTTCGGATCAAGAACGTGATAGACAATGCTAATTAATACTCCCCTATTCCTCCCCTCTTCCACCCACCTTTCTccacatccatccctccctctttccctgttTTCTTTTCCTACGTTTCCACCTTTCCTGTCCCTTCTCCATTTTCTTTTTGCCTCCTTCTCTCTCCACACTGTTCCTCATCTGACCTCCAACCCTACACAGCCATTTCCATCCATATCTATGCGAgagactgtctgtctgtccgttcaAGGCTGAAGGTCAaacgcttggggctagtctcatccaaccttgcagggggaatggtctggggtactggCCACACGCATAAGCTGGTGGGGGTCCGCATAAGTGAAATGCCTTGATATTCGTATTTGTAGAGACGCACCCCATGCGATTTTCATGATGTCAATAGTGAGGTATTTGAGGTTGCTGTGTGTAGTTTATTATAGTGAAGGTCTGGTGTTACAGTGTTACAGTGGCTCGGGGGATACTGTGTGTTGTGGATTACAGTGTTTGgttggtgttactgttgttgaTTTTATTGTGTGGTTGGTGTTATTAGTCTGTTGTTGATTACGGAGGATTACTTTTTATTTCTGGGATCGCAgaacagcctatgttcatcccgtaccaCAGACCATCACCCTCTATCAATTTTGGTGATGTCAGCACAATGATGCAGCGTGTCTGGTCGATGTTGGAGGCCACACGCATGAAAGCTAACCTCACCCAATTTGGGGGTGGGAATGGTCTGTGCTACGGAAGGAACATAGGCTAGTCTGGGTCAGCAGAATTCAAATAAGAACAGCGTGCCAGGGTCACATTCACACccccacgacgatttttggcactgCTCGCCGGCTACACAGCTACGTACGTATTTTCGAAACAAACTTGTAAAAACAATGTTTTCCTTATTATGCACCAGTATTCTCTGATCTCGGGAATATTAACATAAATTTCTTGCTAGTAATAATTTGTCCGTATTCCCATAAAACAGACGAT
This genomic interval carries:
- the LOC138366615 gene encoding mucin-6-like; this encodes MGSPLGVLFANFYMGTIEQMVLVDLNLKPAICCSHVSAPHVSASHVSNPHVSATHVFASPRLCLPTSLLATSLLPTSPLPTSPLPTSLLPTSRPLHVSATHVSATHVSASHVSATHVSATHVSPTHVSASHVSATHVSATHVSASQVSATHVSAPYLSAPHVSASHVSAPHVSAPTSLLPTSLPPHVSAPTSPLPTSQLTTSLLPTSLPPHVSASPRLCSPRLCSPRLCSPRLCLPTSLLPTSLLPKSLLPTSLLNTSLPPTSLLPTSLLPTSLLPTSLLPTSLLPTSLPPKSLPPHVSAPHVSATHVSAPHVSATHVSASHVSAPHVSATHVSAPHVSAPHVSATHVSAPHVSAPHVSAPHVSAPHVSALHVSAPHVSAPHVSSTHVSTTQVSAPHVSAPHVSAPHVSAPHVSAPHVSAPHVSAPHVSAPHVSATHVSATHVSPTHVSASHVSATHVSATHVSASQVSATHVSAPYLSAPHVSASHVSAPHVSAPTSLLPTSLPQHVSAPTSPLPTSQLTTSLLPTSLPPHVSASSRLCSPRLCSPRLCSPPPHVSAPHVSATHVSATHVSASHVSATHVSAPHVSAPHVSAPHVSAPHVSATHVSAPHVSAPHVSAPHVSATHVSATHVSASHVSATHVSAPHVSAPHVSAPHVSAPHVSSSPRLCS